The following coding sequences lie in one Indicator indicator isolate 239-I01 chromosome 2, UM_Iind_1.1, whole genome shotgun sequence genomic window:
- the GJE1 gene encoding putative gap junction epsilon-1 protein: MSPNYMRSFSEGCLRPPTVIGQFHTLFFGSVRMFFLGVLGFAVYGNEALHFSCDPDKREVNLFCYNQFRPITPQVFWALQLVIVLVPGAFFHLYAACKNIKQEDILQNSFYTGFYIFSVFLRIILEAVAFWLQIQLFGFKVNAIYICDVGALEKKFNITRCMVPEHLEKTIFLIAMYTFTVITVILCVAEIFEVSCRKLGIFKSQ, encoded by the exons ATGTCCCCCAACTATATGCGGAGCTTCTCGGAAGGATGC CTCAGGCCACCAACGGTAATTGGCCAATTCCACACTCTTTTCTTTGGCTCGGTCCGCATGTTTTTCCTTGGCGTTTTGGGCTTTGCTGTTTATGGAAATGAGGCGTTGCATTTCAGTTGTGATCCAGACAAGAGAGAGGTTAATCTTTTCTGTTACAACCAGTTCAGGCCTATAACTCCTCAG GTGTTCTGGGCATTACAGCTTGTGATTGTACTGGTACCTGGAGCATTTTTTCACCTTTATGCTGCATGTAAGAACATCAAACAGGAAGATATCCTTCAAAATTCATTCTACACTGGTTTTTACATCTTCTCTGTTTTCCTAAGGATTATCCTTGAAGCTGTGGCTTTCTGGCTTCAGATTCAGCTCTTTGGTTTCAAAGTGAATGCAATCTACATATGCGATGTGGGAGCACTAGAAAAGAAGTTTAACATTACACGATGCATGGTGCCAGAGCACTTAGAAAAGACAATTTTTCTTATTGCAATGTACACATTTACTGTGATTACAGTGATCTTGTGTGTTGCTGAAATTTTTGAGGTCTCATGTAGAAAACTAGGTATTTTTAAAAGCCAGTGA